The DNA region CGTAGACAAGCGAGCACAGATGCACAGGCGAAAGTCGAAGCAGACGCCTACGCAGGCACGGAGAAGGGACGCATGAGGCAGGTGCACAGGCCTAGGCGAGAACAGAGGCAGAAGTCTGCGCAGGCACATACAAGGCAAAGCAGGATGGTGCAGAGGTCTAGGCGAGCTCGGAGGCCTAAGCATAGAAGCCCAGGCATGCGCAGAGAATGCATACAAAGCAGCCCCAGAGGCCCAAGCAAGCACAGAGACAGAGGCCTCCACCCAACGCAAGCGCTAGTGCAAAGGTCTAGGCAAGGGCAGAGCTCTGCgcatgtgcagagaagggcacaTGCAAAACTAGCTCAGAGGCTCAGGGAAGCACAGAGGCAGAATCTGAAGTCTGCGCAGGCGCATACCAGGCAAGGTGGGCTGGTACAGAGGTCTAGACGAGCTCAGAGGCCTAGGCACAGAAGCCCAGGCATGCGCAGAGAAGGTATGCAGAAAGCAGGcccagaggccaaggcaagcacagagacagagaccttCACGCAAGGCAAGGGCTAGTGCAAAGGTCTAGGCAAGGGCAGAGCTCTGCGCATGTGCAGAGAAGGACACACGCAATACTGGCTCAGAGGCTCAATGAACCAGAGGCGGAAGCCGAAGTCTGCGCAGGCGCATACCAAGAAAGGCAGGCTGGTACAGAGGTCTAGACGAGCTCAGAGGCCTAGGCACAGAAGCCCAGGCATGCGCAGAGAAGGTATGCAGAAAGCAGGcccagaggccaaggcaagcacagagacagagaccttCACGCAAGGCAAGGGCTAGTGCAAAGGTCTAGGCAAGGGCAGAGCTCTGCGCATGTGCAGAGAAGGACACACGCAATACTGGCTCAGAGGCTCAATGAGAGAATCAGAGGCGGAAGCCGAAGTCTGCGCAGGCGCATACCAAGAAAGGCAGGCTGGTACAGAGGTCTAGACGAGCTCAGAGGCCTAGGCACAGAAGCCCAGGCATGCGCAGAGAAGGTATGCAGAAAGCAGGcccagaggccaaggcaagcacagagacagagaccttCACGCAAGGCAATGGCTAGTGCAAAGGTCTAGGCAAATGTAGAAGTCTGCgcatgtgcagagaagggcacaTGTAAAGCTAGCTCAGAGGCTCAGGGAAGCACAGAGGCAGAAGCCAAAGTCTGCGCAGGCGCATACCAGTCAAGACGGGCTGGCACAGAGGTCTAGGCGAATTCAGAGGCCTATGCATGGAGGCCTACGCATGCGCAGAGAAGGCGTGCAGAAAAGTAGACTCAAGAGGCTCAGGCAAGCACAGAAGCAGAGGCCTCTGCATCTGCAGAGAAGGGCACGCCAGGCAAGGCAAGGCAGGCTGGTACAAGGGTATAGGTGAACACAGAGGCCTGGGCAGGCATGGAATCCCAGGCAGAGGCCTGCGCATGCGCTTATAAGGCGCACACAAAGCAGGCTCAGAGGCCCTGTGGAGCACAAAGAAAGCACCCACGAGGCAAGGCAGGCTAGAGCAGAGAGGCCTAGGCGAGCTCAGATGCCTGGTCAGGCACAGAGAAGGCATGCATGGGGCAGGCGCAAGAGAGGCAGGCGCCGAGGCCCAGGCTGGAGCGAAAATGGCAGTTGCTTCCCAAGTGGATAGGATTGTCGTGTGAGCCATTGCacccttctcttttatttttaaagataagtaCTCTTCTTAGAATGGCTTACATTGCCCATTTTGTAGGATTCTTGTCTTTCTCTTGAGTCATTCATAaggttttttaaacttttaaactttggTGTCTGTACTTTAAATATTCCCTGGCCtgtcacactgtgtgtgtgtgtgtgtgtgcgcgtgccagcactggggcttgaattcagagcctgggtgctgtccgcgaggttttttgctctgccacttgaaccacagctccactttcagcttcttggtggttaattggagataaggtgtcatggattttcctttcctttcctatctcAGCCCCCCAactagccagaattacaggtttgagccacaggcacccaagtGTCACTTTTCATCTTCTGAATCATATTTATTCTTCTTACCTTTAATCTTATTGATTTTATTCGTATTGTTTTATTATGAATAgaagtttcttattttttttttttttggccagtcctgggccttggactcagggcctgagcactgtccctggcttcttcccgctcaaggctagcactctgccacttgagccacagcgccacttctggccattttctgcatatgtggtgctggggaatcgaacctagggcctcgtgtatccgaggcaggcactcttgccactaggctatatccccagccccgaagtttCTTATTTTTGAGTGAGGATCTTTCAGTAGCATAGaatggcctggaactcatgacTCTCCTGCTTCAGACTCctaaattctgggattacaggcaaggttCTGAGATAGATGACCTATTTAATCTTAACTCAGACACAAACCCCACTTCAGTGACTGGACTTTATCACTCTAGCTAGCGTTGTTTGCAGAATCCCAGAGCTGTAAGGAGCAGGAAATTTTTGGGTTGCTACCTCTTGGGCTGGTTGCCCTCTTCCCCCCTAAATTAGGATCCGTGCTGTATTTCTATAAATAAAAGGCCTATTCTCTCATACCACAGCTATTAATTTCTGAGACCACCAAGGAGAATTGATAGGGTTCCCTTACTCCGACACAGCTGCCGACTGCCAGGCTGAAATAATTGACAAACTATATAATATGAAGTGAAATATATCTTCCATTAAATGGACAAggcttgaaaaataaaagttgcaACAATGGTGCCTATGATTTTCTCCCTCCAACCAATACTGTACTATTTAGAAAACCCAGTACTCTTCAAATATACAATGGAAAAACTACCTCAGAGACAAACAGATGTTGAGATGGTTAGAATTTATTTAAACACCAAAACTTTACTTTTAAACAAGCAAAACAGTGACAGGGAAATAATTGACAACTGATAAcatgaaggaaaacaaatctTTAACGCAGTAAGTTTTGAAAACTAATGATCAGAGTTATCTTAAAACAAGGTTACAACAGTGTCACATAATAGGAAAAGAATACAGTACCTAAATTTTGCTTCCTCCAGCACATACTTTACTCCTTAGAAGATTCACTGCTCTTCAAATACACAGTGAATACTATGTCAGACCCAACTAGATGAGGGCTGCAGCATGGGAAGAGACCTGGGCAACAGTGCGGTCACCAGCTGcacctctctctcttgctctcctttCCTCATCCCTCACAGCCTCTTTATACAGCATAGGGAAAGTATTAATAGGCTTAtcaataaccttaaccaagaacTCCAGAACTTGCATCTTGGTGGTTTCAGCTCGGGCTCTGGTACCCCACAGGAATTCATAGCAGGGAGGATCACTGCCACGTATCTGGCGATACTCTAGGTATCCATCCTGCACCAAATCTTTGGTGATGAGCTTTCTAGGCTCCCCAAACATTGTATACTTCATCCCCTCATGAATCCCCAAATCATTTAAGAATTTCCAAACATCTTTCTCAGTGGCACGGTTGCCCTTCATAAAGATGATACCCAAGAGCATCATCACCATGCCCGACTTGGACAAACCCCCAGTGGCACCTAGTCTACCCTCACTGATGTCAGCCAACTGGCTGCCAAGAGTTCCAGGTTTGCTATTTGGCTTTACTTCCTGCAAATCAATACCAAATATCCGCTCAATCTGCTTAGTTGCATTCCTGAAAATCTCAGGGAAGtgctgcttgtaatttttttggaTAACCTTTAGCATATCTACCTGCTTAACAGgctcttttattttaaacttctctaGCATGTACTGCACCAGTATATTCTTCCTGGTGAGAGGATCTTTGAAGATGCTCGTAGTGGGGTCTGCCACCTGTGAGATGCTGGAACTTTCCTCATTAGCACCTACATTAGGATTCTGAACTACATCAGAGCTAATACAAGAAGCCCCTACATCAGCACAGGCAGGGGCTTCCTGGGACATCTGGGGCCTGTAGGCAGTATGGGAGCTAGGGAGAGCATAATCACCAACAGAAGAGGAGAGGGACGACTCCACTTTCTTCTCTTTATGGGCTTCTGCACCCTGCAGACTCTTGCTCTCCACATATTCCTGTTGAAGCTTGGCACGGGAGCGATGCTTACTCTTATGTCCCCTTGGCATGATGACTATGGTCAGATCCAGCAGACAGGACACCTAGAAAGGCAGAAATCTGaaagagattgggggggggggaggatgtacTAGTGAGAACTATCTCCAGGAGGAGAGCTCCCTGGCTTTAACCCAGGCTCCCTCTGCAGGTTTTCTCTCTAGTTTTTGCTCTAGTTACCCACCTGGTCAACCTGTGTCCTCTCCAGGTCAGCTTGTGTTCTCTCCTGGTCAGCTTGTGTCCTGAGACGCCTGCAGAGGAAGTTATATAGTTTTGTATCATACTCAAGGTTTACTTAGGAGACCACAGTGACTAGCAGTATAGTCCTAAAGCACTCAGAGTCTTATTGACTTACACTCAGGACCATTATACCTATTTTTTGCAAGGGAAAGTTCTAGATCCATTCTTTCCAATGTTCCTCTGAAAGCAATGTTAGGAATTTCTCTAGTAACAAATAAGATGAATAagggagcaccctaccactacttttttttttggccagtcatggggcttgaactctaggcctgggcactgtccctgagctcttcagctcaaggctagtgctctaccacttgaggcacagcaccacttccagcgccCTACCACTTCACTTCATTCAGGGTACCTCAGGGACTCCTAGGTTTGATAAGAAAGGATACATTTGATGACCCCTGGGAATGATCACAATACTTACCGTTTCTTTATGTGGCCTCTGAATCATTCCTTCTTGTGAAAATGGAGGATACTCTGGGATGGGTCAGGTGCATAGTCTGGAGGGGCTTCATATATCTGCACCTGACACACCTTGAAGTTCTCTCCATTTTCACAATAAGCAATACTTTATGGTTATAGGGCcagttaggcaccagtggctcacagctgtaatcgtagctacgggggaggctgagaactgaggatgatggttctcgttcagaagccagccccagcagcaaagtccgtgagactcatctccagttaaccaccagaaaatggctCAAAGTGAGAGTGCTGGGTTTGAGGGAAAAGGGGCATgggcagcgcccgggccctgagttcaagccccacggacggatgggggggagggaggggcggaaacaaaacaacaaccaattacaaaaataaaacgaTTTAGAGAGCGAAATTTGTCTCTCCAATGAACAAAATCTACCCGCCATAGACCAAGCCTTTGTTTGTTGATCCCAAAAGAATAAGTGGCTCGGCCTTTAATTGCAGTTCCCAAGGAATCATGGAACCTTCGCCGGGCATCGCCAGACATCGGCCCATTTTTTCACGAGAACAGACTG from Perognathus longimembris pacificus isolate PPM17 chromosome 28, ASM2315922v1, whole genome shotgun sequence includes:
- the LOC125343217 gene encoding melanoma-associated antigen B4-like is translated as MVGRPEVGSKERKWEVRSGSGSKGGQYAPPLLLFGFHVQFHFYSVCSREKMGRCLAMPGEGSMIPWELQLKAEPLILLGSTNKGLVYGGRLRTQADQERTQADLERTQVDQVSCLLDLTIVIMPRGHKSKHRSRAKLQQEYVESKSLQGAEAHKEKKVESSLSSSVGDYALPSSHTAYRPQMSQEAPACADVGASCISSDVVQNPNVGANEESSSISQVADPTTSIFKDPLTRKNILVQYMLEKFKIKEPVKQVDMLKVIQKNYKQHFPEIFRNATKQIERIFGIDLQEVKPNSKPGTLGSQLADISEGRLGATGGLSKSGMVMMLLGIIFMKGNRATEKDVWKFLNDLGIHEGMKYTMFGEPRKLITKDLVQDGYLEYRQIRGSDPPCYEFLWGTRARAETTKMQVLEFLVKVIDKPINTFPMLYKEAVRDEERRARERGAAGDRTVAQVSSHAAALI